The window AAGTCTTCCTACAGCTGAGTGTCTAAATCATCGTTTATCAAGGCTTTGACTCCAATGTTTTTATTGCAGGGCGATCTTTTTCCGATAAAGTTGACCGCTTGAAGTTGGCTGAAATAGTGAAACAGGCGATTGAAGAAAAGACGAATCTTCAAGATTCTCATTAGTCAACGATGACTttctatccttttttttattgtttattatattGTTTATTATGACTCTTTTTAATCCATAtctgtaaaaactgttttatgtcaaatgatgtgcagtttttttttgcctccttaATTTCACTTGTAAATCCTATTGTTGACCTATACTGGAAGAGCTACTGTACAGCTGTACATATATTTCAAAAGATTTGTTGGTactatcattttttttaatgaaatggaCAATTGCAAAGaacgtggaaaaaaaatatattttcatttttacaaacaaaaaaaaatgataaaagaaatctgtgagagaaattattttttgggAGGGAATTTTTATTAGCTGCTTATTGAAGATGTCGTGTTTTATCccaattattttattccttcttttattttttctttaattatcctcattgtaagagttttatttatttaaactgaaaattCCAAGATTTTATATCTTTCTTGTAGCTCGATAGTGGCTCTAAAGTTTAGAGAAGCTGTCTATGATGTGACCTTTGTTCTTCCACTCTGCCTACAGGTATATATACTTAACAGccgttgtttttgttgtttctgttgtatCACACTTCCTTGATATTTCTAATATGTAGGACAAGGAGGATTGAGAATTTAGGTAAATGAAAGCGTCATAGAGCAGAGAAATACCCcaagttttatgttttgctgCAGACTTCCATTAAGACcgaagaatgcatttaaaagaaGTGTTTAAATTAGTGTTCTATAATCAaagggcatatatatatatatatatatatatatatatatatatatatatatatatatatatatatatatatatatatatatataaaagtttCCTCAAATTGGAATTAGTGGGGGAAAAAGTTGTCCTAGCTCATTTTTGTTCTCTGCCTCTAAAAAGATTATGAAATCCAAGCCACATTCGACACCAAAGGTTTGCCTTTTTGATGTAAATCAGTTACAGAAGTGCTCAATTGTTGCGTCACACCTAAAAAGTAAAGGTCAGAggtaaactttatcatcccgaGGGGCAACCTGGTGTGTAGACTGCAGTCTTGTAAAAGCAAGCGGACAACagcaagaataaaaaagaaaaggtctgAGTTCATCCTCTTGTTGTCGGGTTCACCAAGCCGATAGAAAAAAGGTGTTTCCAGTCTGTGTGCTCTACTGCGGGGCGTCCTGTACCGCCTTCATGAAGGTTGCAGGGACGATTCTCCCTTTAAGGGTGAATGCATAATACATCCTATCAATTTTACTGCAGATATTTACGATACCCTGCAGACaatccttgtttttttgttttttttttaactgaacacGACCCGTACCAGCATGTAAAAGAAAAGGTACGAAGAGACTAAATAACACAAGAATAAAGCATCCTCAAAAGACAGAACTGACACAATAAGTGCACATGGCGGTGTGCGCTGTTGGCCACTGACTCAAACACCATACCTCAATTTGCTGTCAGCAGCCACCGCCAGGTGTCATGGCACCAGCTCAACTGTTTGATTCACTGTTGCTCCAAGTATAAAAGTCAGAATCCCGGATATGTTGTGCTACGTCTTCATGgacaaagagatttttttttttttataataaagagCGCTCTTTAGTCAAACTTTGCAGTCGCCTCaggcttttctttttagggaaaacactaaaaaatactcaaaataagagaaataatTCCGCCTGCAGTGGATCACAATGTTAAAATGCCAGCTTGAATGAGACCAAGAAAACCTTTAATCTGACATGTAACATGTACAGTTTAGCTGCTTAAAAACAAACCAGTCTTTTTGAGGAACATGTATCGAAATGATAAGAAAAGAAACGCTGCAAGAGCCTGGCTGCACCCTTTTAATGCTTTGTGGAAACGTGTGATGATTATATTTTTGGAGTCTGTCCACATGCCACACCTTGACTCTGTGATATTTGCCCGGTCCACTTTGCTAAGGTTATCCTGATTCCGAATCAATAAGGTAGATGTCTCCAATCAGCGGCCATCTTTGTTCAGGTGACTCCACAGGTTCTGGACTCTCGCTACGCCATTCCAAAGGTTCTTCTGGCAAAGTCCCACTtttgaaaacaagaaaagtAACCTCAGACCACAACATAGGCACTAGCATGTTTCACCGTGTCAGCATGGTGCCGTTTCTGTGCCAGACCTGCCTCTTTAGAATTGTGGCACGAGGttagggagatttttttttaagaacgcCTGTATGTTTTCTCCAGAAGAAACTAGTCTGCAGCCCTACTCCTTGGAGACCAAATGGACATTACAGGAGATTGCTGTCATAAGAAGAACACAATCGATACTTGATGGAAAGTCCTACGGTTCCTTTTAGTGTTTGCTGTCAGACTCCTGCCAGCCTCCATGATCAATTTCTGTCTTATCGTTTTCAtcagaaacagtttttaatgtCCCTGTTGCACATACTTTCTCCAGTTGTTGAAGACTTCCTTTCTTGTGccttgatattattattattatataaattgtttttttgaaTTTCTTTGCCCTTTTTCTCCAATTGATACCTTTGGTAAAAGGATCTGATTTCGATCCTGGTGTCTCTAACGTCTCTACAATCTGTGGCTTTGGTGAAAGAATGCTAACGATTGTACATCAGGAAAATCGTAGTAGGACAGCTGAGCCTTATTCCAGGTCAATTAACTAAAATTAATGGGGAGTGTGAGCTGTAGAAGAATTAAAGCTGAACCTGAATCAAAAGATGCTTTAATGAAGTACACGCTTGTGCAACCAGGCTATTGTAACTATTTGGAGTCGAGTTGCTTGTATGAACTAACTTTGGTGATTAAACCTGATTCTTCTGTCTATGTTTCGCTCCAGCAGAGGTGTACGGGATAATTGTCACATCAAAGGTGGGACATATATCCATAGAATCGATCATGGTCTCGtcatcattttaaataacaaaggtGAATACAGTTTAAGATCCAATACTAGATTTTATACTTGAATCTGAAAGGTCctcaatccatttttttttttttttgtttgtttttgatctGTGAAACTGCACCATTTGagctgctttaaaataaatttgcatCTGCTGGAAACGCCTATCTGCACGGTTcatgttttgactttttttttttcccctcccctgAGGAAGCGCAGTTGTCACTTGAAGAAAGCAAACACGGAAACCTCTGTTTGTGTAACGCAGTAGCTGACATAATTATTGAAAAATCAGTAGGGAACTCTGGATTTTTGGATTCAGAACTTGACATTTTAGATCATGTGCAATCGTTTTATGTTGTGTCCAGATCACATGGATGTTCACAATGAGATCTGTCAGTATTACTGTCGCACATCCTGTGCTTCATTTTATTCATCTGACTATATGTAACCTCTCTTTTCTGTTGGTTATTTTCAACAATAAGTTGTAATAAACTGTTATTGACTGGGCTGAATTAAATCCTTATGACACTTTGATTTTCCTACTGCAGTCATATCTGATATTTATGTGGAAAAGAAAACCATTTTGAAGTTGAAAAGTCTAGATTTATCTTATTTCATTCAGTAATGTTATGTGTAATAACTTGTAAAAATCCCTCATTGATTCAACCTTTTTatgtttgaatatttttctcGTTACATGTTCTGACCCAACTGAAGTGTTGTATTTCCTCTATTTAATTGTTAatgtattttcatgtttttttttcctctctgtatATTACCAAACTTAAAAAGTCACCAACTACAGACAGCTTTTCTTCAGAGCAAATGTGAACAGCTTGGAGATACAGTGGAACAGGCCTGATATATAAACCTGATGGTCTTTCCAGGTTTATCAATATTGGCACAAATAAAGTCTTCCTTTGTAAGATGGCATTTCCACTTGAGAATTTTGCTTAAAATAGTAAGATAGTTTGAAGattattttaactattttacAGTCTCCCTTAAAAGCTCAAAGTCAAAAGCTTTATTAAAAAGGCCTTACACCATAGCAGATTTTTATGAAAATGTCTACAGTGCCTTGTTGAAAGGGCAGTACTTTCCTTTTTCGCTTTTATTACAAGAAATGGGAAGACAGGAAAAACTTAAtgattgtatttaaaaaatgtgtatggTTTATCAGATTTGCAGTGGTATTAAAGTGGAGGAAGCTAATGGTTTGTCCCAATAAATTTGCTAAAGTTGGCCTATATTCTGAAGGTTATTTCTATACTTTTCATGCAACTCGTGACAGGGGTataataaaactaaaagtaatTCAGTCCATTCTGCAAATTTTAACCTAAGATGGTGAGATCGCCCCATCTACATCATTTTGACAACCCTTTTATGATAAACTAGCATGCACAGATtgttaaaataatgattttGAAATTAATTGGGGTGTCTCAGATGAGAttgttttcatgcagaaatatgTATTGTTTAGTGATTAAACTAAGTCCCGTCTTGCAGTCTGTTAGCTTAGTTTAGCATATACTAAAGAGATGGCAACTGTAGCATCCCCAACATGCCTCCAATATTTTGCCAAACATGTCATTTCTATTGAAAGTTTAGGGTGAAAGAAATGCAAATTTACAAGAAACTAGACCTCATTTTATCACCTTTAACTACATTAATCTTATATTTGCCACCTAGCTTGTAATAGCCAGatttagcaaaaaacaaattcagGATTTAATGAACCAAGAAAACAGTTTTCACCATCATTATGTTTTAGTAATAAAAACAGACTAATACAGCTGCAGACATTCAAGAGATGTATTAAGCATTGAAAAATATTGTCCCATAGATTGAGGCCTGAAGCTGAAGTTTGTAAATTAACTACATTAGCTTTCATGCTAGCTAGCAGTCATTGACAGCAAGGCTTTTTGTTTCATTACTAGAAGGTTTCCAAAGTACTTTGCAAATTTAAAGCTTAAGTTTTATGTCTTGGTTCATGTCAATACACGCTGCTCATTTTTATTTGAGGGATTTTTTATGGGGTTAATTAGCTAGCTTATCCTCTCACAATTAGCTTCTTTTTGAAGTTTTGATTAATATGAGATGTAGCAGCACCCTTCCCATGAAGTTATAAACAAATGTGACCATACTTCATACAAGCTAATTaataagaaaacagcaaatgacATTGCCAATTACTTAAATTTTCTTATGCCGTTAAATATTTGAGTTTAAAAAGATGAGCTTTGTTCTGTAAAGAGGAATTTGTCATTGATTTCtacttaaacatttatttgcGCTAACGTGCTTTTTTTGTGGCAGTTATGTAGCATGAATCTTTCCTACACTTGCTGTATTTTCTCTTTACATACATTTACCCTTTCTGCCTTCTGGGAATGCAAACATGCTGACTTTTTAATAAACGTCTTGAAACTATGGATGTACTTTTGGGATTTTTCCTCTTTCCACCAATAAATCGTTTCACCAGCCACATGTAAATTGGAGTTTTACTGCTAGAAAAGGGGCTCCTCTAGTAATTGCACATATTATTGCATTTGTTAGATATGCCTCTGATCCTTccttaaataattttagaagACTGAATAGTAGAATCTTTATTGCAGTGTTAAGATAGCAGAAATGTGAAGAAAGAAACTCAGAAATCAAAAAAGCATGCTTACAGTTACTCTCAACCAAAGACAAATATTCAGCTGCATACAATTTAAGGCACTTTATTAAATTCAGATAGAAAAGTAGCAATACATTAAAATTTGCTCCcaggatgaaaataaaacatcaagaGATGATTATAAAGGTCGGTTTCAGATATGTCCTGCAGTTACAGTGACCTGACAGCAGACCTCTACCACAGATGGAAATGTTACAAAAACACAAGTAACAGGCTCGTTTTACATATTTGCCATAGAAGAATGTTTTAGACTTGCCCAATTAAGCCCATGAATACACATTAGTGAAACTTTAAATGTGGGTGTTGAAATTGTCCATTTAAACAATATGCCTAAAAGAACTGCACATTTCTTGGGCTCGCCAACGCTTTAAGCTGCAATGGAGCAAGAGCTGCAACAGCgtagtttattttggtctaGTATGAAGTTCAGGAATGAAAGAAAagattggaaaaaaacaaaaaaaaaaaaacaataggagGACATAATTCTCAGAACCTGCACTGGCACTTTAATTTCTATTATAAATACACAATTTGTAGGTTTTTAAATGCATCTCTGAAGAGCTTTGGTCACACCACTTCCACAACACACATTCTGCTCTCAGCCCACTGTGTTCATTCCCTACATGAGGAAATCCACTCCGTAAAGCAGACAAACCGTTAATGGGATTAATGCAGTGCTTTGAAACTCACACTGCCAATATGCGGAGAACTGAAGTGTTTGAACAAGATATTTCAACTAAAACCGAGTTACAAATAACTCGTTTTAGActtgcagaaaacaaacaaaaaccaaaaaaaaaaaaaaaataatataaccCTCTTCTCCAGAAAACCAGTGGAAGACAATCTAACTGAGCCGGAAGATGGCTCAGTCCGAGTCCTCGTCGTCCAAATACTCCTCAGCGTTGCTGTGTGTGCGGGTGACGTCTGCAACAAGAGAAACGAACAGTtcagttttaaagcttttatagGTACCTTCTATTAAATATAACAGAAAACTTATTTTTGTAACTCAGTTCGAAAGGTGAATCctacacattatttattgaaacCAGTGACAAAGTAGAAAGtgtctttttgttaatttttctaCTTCAGGGTCTGCAGCTAAGTAAAACGCCAATAAATCACCAAtaacaaaaaaggatttttaaccAAAATGTTGGCCTACTGAAAAGCAAGGCCACATGCTATATAGTCCATGAGGTTCCTTTCTGCTAGCCTGACCAGCCAGACCGACTTACACCATTTGTGTTCAATACACAGCAAGCTGGTCTGGACAGGCTCAGACTCTGTCTAAAACTTAGCGTACCAATCACAGCGCGGGAGATGGGAGTTCATAGTGCATCACTTTTTACCCATCATGCagcagcacttttcagtaaccataacagtcaagatgaCAGCTGCAATGGAGCGATGTTTTAATTATGCCCTTTATTTCGTCCTGAAAGAGCTCGATATATCTGTAGTAACTCAACACCTGGCTGCTCTAAGagctaaaacacacacacaattccTAAACCACAGTTTTTCTGTTAATCGATATTAAATGCTTAGTTTAGTACTCTTATGCCATATTCATCTTTGGGTTTTAACATATTTCTGAgcctttaatttttatttttttactatttttgccaccctaaccctaaacatAATTAAAGCCGTATTTACAATAGTATATTCAGATTGTAATTTACCAACATCAAACATCTGAACAGGGTGTGGTAACGCAGCAAGTCACATTAACAGGGTGTTATTTCATAACAGTACGTGCTGGCTATGTCAATAAATGAGAGCAGTGATTCAAATAGTGAtttatagccccatttacactacccttgttaaaccgatccgtgCCGAGCctggaccgagcttggatcagttaaccgtgccgagcttggttctgacgaccgtttatacatcacgctagcacggttcctcacctcctagtgacgatctacggtactactgctctctgggctTAAAGGAGGGAattaagcaaatcaaaatggcggcgcccatAACATTTAGGAAGTTATGCTCGGTTATAATgcagagagtcaggcgaagaaggcaacctttgatgaatttacttgacggagtcggcttttgggacgtggataagacaaacaatcgtctaatcaggatttacagacgcaggaaacaacgacagatgCTGagcttcatcacactgctaagcagaatcatcactggaaaccgtgtggcacggtagggaagctagtatttttatgaatgtctgaaaccgcaaaattagtcagctgacagGAAGGAGATGACACGGTTTGCTCATGCACTCTTTGTTATCGGAGAACCGAGCCAaggaaaaaccgggccgagcccacccatCTTACTGGTCTAGCGCGAATCGGTTGTGcctggcacggttcagttcacgatccatttacactcgaaagtttactcagttaccgagctcggactggtctcggcaccgttaaaaaaaaaaacggtagtGTAAACGGTGTATTTGTCTTCTAAACGACGACAACAGTTTGAGCCACATCTCAGTTGACACTTCCCACTGATGCAGGCGTAGTTGCACATGTGTCTCCTGTTATATAGTAGCCTTGTTCCCAGTCTGTCATCCTGTATGTGAGCGGGCTGTGAGGCAGAACTTACTGCTTCCCTGCTTCCTTTTGAGAAGTGAAGCACACTGGGCGTTGGTGGCCATCTCCAGAGCCAGTTTATTCTCGTTGTTTCTGAGGTCTGTCCTCGCATCTGAAACAAACACGTTGACATTGAGAAGAGCTACAGATGTtgacaaaaagacaataaattttttttttttaaaaaaaaaaaaagtaccccTGAAACTTCATGAACTTCTGGGCATTTATCTGTTCACATCAGAATTTGACAAATCTTTGTAACAACTTTTCAAACATGAAAGTTTAGTTTCAATTTGTATCCAAATAAAGCTAATGACCTTATAGCTCGtacctattaaaaaaaaaaaaaaaaagaagagaaactcACCTTTGTTAAGTAGCATTTCCACGATGTCAGAATAACCTTTCCAGGCGGCAGCGTGCAGCGGTGTGTCCCCAAGTTTattctaaaatgtaaaacaggaTCATTTCAAAAACACTTAAGCAAACATTAACTATGTCCCCTGTTCCACCCCACGACCTAAACTACAGCCATGtttaaaattcacatttttaattcaattgaagTCTGCAgtaaattgttgttttaaattgttattaatttattttagttttagccAAAAATTCCGTAATTAGTAGTCATTTCAGGTTTATTCTAGTTTTAGTCGTTTAAGTCATGCTTAAAAATGTGAGAGTCCATTTTAGGGAGggattataaaaataaaaaaaaaaggtgaaaatctTTTCTTTCTATCAAGGTGAGAATTTTTTGTAAGTTACATTTTGAGCACAAATTAACTTTTGACACTTAAGTCTACTGGTTTCACATTAGAATGGCACGATAAttcaacaacaatatatatatatcgatcgatagacgtatatcgatgatagaaaaaaaaaaagggtgaataaaaagttcaatagtataaaagttttccttccttttgcattttagccatgtaggttaatattacagtcactacatcctcccaaccaatcacaaacgtagacccaggaaccaagctccgcccccttcaaggAGTTCAGAGAGAATgcgttcttttttaaaaacttgtagtttttgtaaaaagttggaGGAATTaagggttgagtttaaattcagtgtttgcgtgttctgtatctaaatatgttttgaatttgtcgataattatcgatcaatatgatttatattttatcaatatactTTTATTCCCCctgtatcgtccagccctatttcaCTAAGGTTACATGCGACCGCCcttcaatgttttaaatcaaggttTAGGTTAATTTGTTCAGGTTGCCTTTTGGCACTGTTTGTAGAAtcgttgccttgcagcaaaacaaTTCCTGGGTAGAATAGACTTAATGCAGGAACAAGCCTCCAtttgatgtttttaattataGCGCCTCTGGCTATAGCAAGACTTGTAATAAACTGTTCACTAAGTGACTCATCTTTCCCTGCAGGGAAAACTTTGgtgtttacatttttcatttaatttattctgGCTTTAAGTAAGTATAATCTGAAACAGTGATATTTCACATTGATTCCAGTAGTATGTAGGACTAGATATTAAGTATGTTAGTTTGTTTTATACCATTctattcattttgtcattggttAGGTAGGGATGAACTGATCTGGGATTTCCAGGTCAAGTTCTTTAGGTTTGAGGTATGAATTGCAGAGTCCAAGAACTACACAACATGAGACAAATAAATGTGTgattaaacataaaatgaagGAATTACATCCCCATTTAACTCAAGTACTTGTAGTTAGTTGAAGAGTTTACAAACAGATGACGTAGGGAAATGTTAGTATTCGATGAAAGGAGGAAGATCTAATATTCCCTCATATTTATTCTGGTTTTCTAGAGGAAGATTACAGTCGGTTAGCTTTACAGCCTGAGAAGGTTTCTAATTTTCAAACATCAGTATGCCTCTCTTcttgcaacacaaacactgctTCACCAAAAGCTGGGTTTTAACACTCATCTCACCTGCTGGTTGAGCTCCACATTGGGCTGGCCTAGCAACAACTCCACCACATCTGACAGGAAAGAGAGAACACGTTTAATGAAATGTTACACATTGTATTcatgcagaaaacaaagaagggCTAACTTCCTTTTCGTTGCTCCACTTCCCAAATATAACTATTAATTCTCGGTGTCACATTCAGAGATACGTGAAATCATATTCCCGGACGGTCTTCAGGTTTACCTCTATGTCCTCCGTGGCATCCCCAGTAGAGGGGAGTGTTTCCTGCCTTATCCAGCCCGTTTATCCCAACCTTGTTCTCCAGACATTCCCTCAGCCAGCTTATGTTGCCTGAAAGTAGAGGCAAATACACAACGTTAACAAGTCGTTTAAAAAAGGTCATGGCAGCCTGAAAACATTCAAAGATGGAAtgtgctgatttaaaaaaaatacctcttTTGGCTGCTTCATGCATTGGATTATCAATGGATTCTGCCTGCTCGGCCACTGAAAAACAGGAGCATCAGTCTACCATGTAAAACTGCTGTGGTTTGACCAAATGTGAGTTTAGGGTAAGGATTTTTGGACGATCTTGCCTTTACTTACCATAGTTACTTGGAATCAGTCCCGTCCTCCCTCTACATGTCCCCTTCCACCAATTAGTGTCGCTCTGAAATTAACAGCGATGCAAAAACTGATTCTTTAATTTTCCAATAacggcataaaaaaaaaataaaaagagctcCACTTCCATTCATCTATTTAAGAACTCTGAGTAAATcactgcaattaaaaaaaaaaatgaaaaggagaAGTGAAATAAAGATGGAACATAAAAAAGGTggagacaacaaaaaaaaatgcaaggacTGCAAGATTCACAAGAAAGAGGAAGAATAACAGGTTTGTGGGGAAAATGGCAACTGAGAAAATGCAGCAGAAAAATCTGAGCTTTTACTAACCGTGTCTGAGATGTACAAAATGTCTCCTTCTTCAAAGTACAACTCATCTggctgaacaaaaaaataaagatagagTTACTTTGGGAGAATTACACCCATGCCTAACGTGCAGATCAACTTTGGCTCCTTTGCCTCCATCTGAATCAAAGTTAACCCATGCAAGTCCTCCTCTAAGGGATTAATGCTAAAGTTTATTCAGATTACAGCCAAACAAAATTGAACTAAGAGCTAAGAGCTAAGGAGAAGGTCTGCAATCTGCAGCCTGTGGCTCCAGAACTGCATGTAGCTCTTTAGCTGCTCCCTGGTGGCTTTTAatgactgaacaaaaataataaatattgaaTTGGGGAATAATCCCTTTATTGAAAAGACAAATAGAAAGCATAACTACTAAAAGGTACCCTAACATTTGCATAGAAACTACTTCTGCAGAGCAGACTGCAAGTAGTtgcagattttttgttttttaaagttggCTACTTCCTATAAAGTCATCTATAATAGCAGGTCTTTATCTACCCAAGACAGGGTACTTTTCCcattttttgtaaacattttgtgctcttctttgttctaaaacttaata of the Fundulus heteroclitus isolate FHET01 chromosome 12, MU-UCD_Fhet_4.1, whole genome shotgun sequence genome contains:
- the ostf1 gene encoding osteoclast-stimulating factor 1, yielding MSKPPPKPAKPGQVKVFRAMFTFDPRTPDELYFEEGDILYISDTSDTNWWKGTCRGRTGLIPSNYVAEQAESIDNPMHEAAKRGNISWLRECLENKVGINGLDKAGNTPLYWGCHGGHRDVVELLLGQPNVELNQQNKLGDTPLHAAAWKGYSDIVEMLLNKDARTDLRNNENKLALEMATNAQCASLLKRKQGSNVTRTHSNAEEYLDDEDSD